AGAACACAGCCACGCCGACCTGGCCAATGCCTACGTCGCCGGCGCTTCCGGCCTACCGTTCGCGGTACTGCGGGCCTACGCTGGCTCCGACCTGCCGAAGGTCAACCCGCTGATCAAATCCGTAACGTGCCCGTTCACCGGCGAAGTGCTGGCGGCGGTGCCGTCGGTGCGTCCGGACGTGACCGTGATCCACGCCCAGAAGGCCGACCGTCAGGGCAACGTGCTGCTGTGGGGCATCCTCGGTGTGCAGAAAGAAGCCGCACTGGCCGCCAAGCGCTGCATCGTCACCGTCGAAGAAATCGTCGACAACCTCAACGCCCCGATGAACGCCTGCGTGCTGCCGACCTGGGCCTTGAGCGCGGTCTGCCATGTGCCCGGTGGCGCGCATCCGTCCTACGCCCACGGTTACACCGAACGTGACAACCGTTTCTATCAGGCGTGGGATCCGATCGCCCGCGATCGTGAGACGTTTACCGCGTGGATCAACGAATACATCCATGGCTGCGCTGACTTCAGCGAGTTCCAGGCCAAGTTGGCCGCTGCTTCGGAGGCCGAGTAATGACTTACACCACCAATGAAATGATGACCGTCGCCGCGGCCCGTCGCCTGAAGAACGGCTCGGTGTGCTTCGTCGGCATCGGCCTGCCGTCGAAAGCCGCCAACCTGGCACGCCTGACGTCGTCGCCGGACGTGGTGCTGATCTACGAATCCGGCCCGATCGGTGCCAAACCCAGCGTGTTGCCACTGTCGATCGGTGACGGCGAACTGGCAGAAACCGCTGACACCGTCGTGCCGACCGGTGAGATTTTTCGCTACTGGCTGCAGGGCGGACGCATCGACGTCGGTTTCCTCGGCGCAGCCCAGGTCGACCGTTTCGGCAACATCAACACCACCGTGGTTGGCGACTATCACCAGCCGAAAGTGCGTCTGCCGGGTGCCGGTGGCGCGCCGGAAATTGCCGGCTCTGCCAAAAGCGTGCTGATCATCCTTAAACAGTCGGCGCGTTCATTTGTCGACAAGCTTGATTTCATCACTTCGGTCGGCCATGGCGAGGGCGGCGATTCGCGCAAACGTCTGGGCCTGCCGGGCGCCGGGCCGGTCGGGATCATCACCGACCTGTGCATCATGGAACCGGAAGAGGGCACCCACGAGTTTGTGGTCACCGCACTGCACCCGGGTGTGACCCGCGAGCAAGTGGTCGCCGCCACCGGTTGGGCAATCCGTTTTGCCGACAGCGTGGCCACCACCGCCGAACCGACCGAAGTCGAGCTGACCGCCCTGCGCGATCTCGAAGCCCGCACCGCAGCGGCCCACGGCCAGGCACCGGGAGAAGCATGATGCGCGACGTTTATATCTGCGATGCGATCCGCACCCCCATCGGCCGTTTCGGTGGCGGTCTGGCGGCGGTTCGCGCTGACGACCTGGCCGCCGTGCCGATCAAGGCCCTGATGGAGCGCAACCCCTCGGTGGACTGGAGCGCCATCGACGAAGTATTCCTCGGCTGCGCCAACCAGGCCGGCGAAGACAACCGCAACGTCGCGCGCATGGCGCTGTTGTTGGCCGGTCTGCCGGAGAGCGTTCCGGGCGTCACCCTCAATCGCCTTTGCGCGTCGGGCATGGACGCCATCGGCACGGCGTTCCGCGCCATCGCCAGCGGCGAAATGGAGCTGGCGATTGCCGGCGGTGTCGAGTCGATGTCCCGCGCACCGTTCGTGATGGGCAAGGCTGATGCGGCGTTCTCGCGCAACATGAAGCTGGAAGACACCACCATCGGCTGGCGTTTCATCAACCCGTTGATGAAGGCGCAGTATGGTGTCGACGCGATGCCGCAGACCGCCGACAACGTCGCCGACGATTACGAAATTTCCCGCGAGGACCAGGACGCTTTCGCCCTGCGCAGTCAGCAACGTACTGCCGCTGCCCAGGCTGCCGGCTACTTCGCCGAAGAAATCGTCGAAGTGCGGATCGCCCACAAGAAAGGCGAAACCGTGGTCAGCCAGGACGAACACCCACGCGCCGAAACCACGATTGAAGCCCTGACCAAATTGAAACCGGTCAACGGCCCGGACAAGACCGTCACCGCCGGCAACGCTTCGGGTGTCAACGACGGTGCCGCCGCGCTGATTCTGGCCTCGGCCGAAGCGGTTAAAAAACACGGTTTGACTGCCCGCGCCAAAGTGCTGGGCATGGCCAGTGCCGGGGTTGCGCCACGGGTGATGGGCATCGGCCCGGTACCGGCGGTGCGCAAACTTACCGAACGCCTCGGCGTGGCGGTCAGCGATTTCGATGTGATCGAACTCAACGAAGCGTTTGCCAGCCAGGGCCTGGCGGTATTGCGCGAACTGGGGCTGGCGGACGACGCGGCCCAGGTCAACCCGAACGGCGGCGCGATTGCCTTGGGTCATCCGTTGGGCATGAGCGGCGCGCGACTGGTGCTGACCGCGCTGCATCAACTGGAAAAGACCGGTGGCAAGAAAGGTCTGGCGACCATGTGCGTCGGTGTCGGCCAGGGTCTGGCCCTGGCCATCGAACGCGTCTGACGCAAGCCGTGACGAACAAGAACAGAGGAAAGCGAAATGACTGACAAGCCTGGTTACCGCCGCCCGCAGGAAGGCACCCAGCCGCCGTACCTGCACCCGAATTATCAATCCACCAATCTGCGCTCGCCGTCCAAGCCGTTGGTGTTTCTGCCGCACTCGCTGTCGGAAATCACCGGCCCGACCATCGGTGCCGAGCGTGTGGCCGACACCGATAACGATCTGACCGCCCAGCATCAAGGCGAACCCCTCGGCGAGCGGATCATCATTCACGGGCGTGTGCTCGACGAGGACGGTCTGCCGGTTCCGGGGATTCTGGTGGAGATCTGGCAGGCCAACGCTGCCGGTCGCTACAACCACGCCCGTGACATGCACGACGCACCGCTGGACCCGAACTTCACCGGCACCGGCCGCACCGTGACCGACGCCGACGGCTGGTATCAGTTCCAGACCATCAAGCCCGGCGCTTATCCCTGGGGCAACCACCACAACGCCTGGCGTCCGGCGCACGTGCATTTCTCGCTGTTCGGGCCTAGCATCCTGACGCGCCTGGTTACGCAAATGTATTTCCCCGGCGACCCGCTGCTGCCGTACGACCCGATCTACAACTGCGTGCCGGACACCTCGGCCAAGGAACGCCTGATCGCCGCTTTCGATCTGGAAAAAACCATTCCGTCCTACGCCCTCGCTTATCGCTGGGACATCGTGCTGCGCGGCCGCGAAGCCACGCCGATGGAGAAATGAGATGACCCTGACTGCGACCACGTCCCACACCGTCGGGCCGTATTACCACATCGGCCTGACCTGGCTGAACCGTGAAAACCTCGCCAACGAACTGACCCTCGGCCAGCGCGTGGCGATCAGCGGGCAAGTGGTGGATGGCAACGGCGATGTCGTCAACGACGCCATGCTCGAAGTCTGGCAGGCCAACGCCGCCGGCAAATACGATCACCCGGAAGACGAGCAGGCCAAACCGCTCGATCCGAACTTCGAAGGCTTCGGCCGGGTGCCGGTGGACGCCGAAGGGCGCTTCCGTTTCACCACCATCAAGCCGGGCACGGTCGAAGGCCTGAAGGGCTCGACCCAGGCGCCGCATCTGGTGGTGCTGGTATTCGCGCGCGGTCTGGTGAAGCACTTGCTGACGCGGATTTATTTCGAAGGCGATCCGGCGAACGTCAATGATCCGCTGCTCGAATGCGTCCCGGCCGAGCGCCGCACCACGTTGCTGGCGAAACCGGATGCGGCGGGTGTCTATCAGTGGAATGTGATCCTGCAGGGCACTGACGCCGAGACCGTGTTCTTCGATTACTGAAGTGATCACACATCCCCTGTGGGAGCGGGCTTGCTCGCGAAGAGGGTGTGTCAGTCGCCATTGATGTTGGCTGACCCACCGCTTTCGCGAGCAAGCCCGCTCCCACAGGGATTTGCAGCGCTTGAGTATCTGTGGAACGGGACTGTTGCAAAGTATGTCTAGACTCTCACTGTCCCTATCGAGTGAAAAACAATGACAACCCTCACCTCCCATTACACCGGTGAAGAGCGCAGCAAGCGCATCTTCGCCATTGTCGGCGCGTCGTCCGGCAACCTCGTCGAATGGTTCGACTTCTACGTCTACGCCTTCTGCGCGATCTATTTCGCCCCGGCGTTCTTCCCCTCCGACAACCCCACGGTGCAGCTGGTCAACACGGCAGGCGTCTTCGCCGCCGGGTTCCTGATGCGACCGATCGGCGGCTGGATTTTCGGCCGGGTCGCGGACAAGCACGGGCGCAAGAACTCGATGCTGATCTCAATTCTGATGATGTGCTTCGGCTCGTTGCTGATCGCCTGCCTGCCGACCTACAAGGACATCGGCGTCTGGGCGCCGTTGCTGCTGTTGTTCGCGCGTCTGCTGCAAGGCCTGTCGGTGGGCGGTGAGTACGGCACCACCGCGACCTACATGAGCGAAGTCGCGCTCAAGGGCCAGCGCGGGTTCTTCGCCTCGTTCCAGTACGTGACTCTGATCGGCGGGCAACTGCTGGCGGTGCTGCTGGTGGTGATCCTGCAACAGTTCCTGTCCGAAGAAGAATTGCGTGCCTACGGCTGGCGGATTCCGTTCGTGGTCGGAGCGGTGGCGGCGCTGATTTCGCTGTTCCTGCGGCGCACGCTGAAAGAAACCACCAACAAGGAAACGCGTGAGCACAAGGACGCCGGGAGCATCAGTGCACTGTTCCGCGACCACAAGGCTGCGTTCATCACTGTCCTCGGCTACACCGCCGGCGGCTCGCTGATTTTCTACACCTTCACCACATATATGCAGAAGTACCTGGTGAACACCGCCGGCATGCACGCCAAGACTGCCAGCTACATCATGACCGGCGCGCTGTTCCTGTACATGTGCATGCAGCCGCTGTTCGGCATGCTCGCCGACAAGATCGGCCGGCGTAACTCGATGCTCTGGTTCGGCGGCCTTGGCACGCTGTTCACGGTGCCGATCCTGCTCAGCCTGAAAAGTGTCGGCAGCCCGTTCCTGGCCTTCGTGCTGATCACGCTGGCGCTGGCGATCGTCAGTTTCTACACCTCGATCAGCGGTCTGGTGAAAGCCGAGATGTTCCCGCCGGAAGTCCGCGCCCTCGGCGTAGGCCTGGCGTATGCGGTGGCCAACGCGATCTTCGGCGGTTCGGCAGAATACGTCGCCCTGAGCCTCAAGGCCGGCGGTATGGAAAACGCGTTCTACTGGTATGTCACCATCATGATGGCCGTGGCGTTCCTGTTCAGCCTGCGCCTGCCCAAAGAAGCGAAGTATTTGCACCACGACCTTTAAACCGATGCGCGCGGGCCATAACGGCCCGCGCCGGCAAGGACTTTTTATGACTCAGCGACCGGGCAATCAATTGTTCGATGCCTACTTTACTGCCCGCGATATGCGCGACGTGTTCTGCGATCAGGGCCGGGTGCAGGCAATGCTCGACTTCGAAGCAGCACTGGCCCGGGCCGAAGCGCGGGTCGGGTTGATTCCGGCGAATGCTGTCGCGTCGATTGAAAACACCTGCCGCGCCGGGCTGTTTGATTTCGCAGCATTGGGCGAGGCGATTGCCACGGCCGGCAATTCGGCGATTCCGCTGGTCAAGGCCTTGGGCAAACAGATTGCCGCGACCGATGCCGAAGCCGAGCGCTATGTGCATCTGGGCGCTACCAGCCAGGACGTGATGGATTCCGGGCTGGTGCTGCAATTGCGTCAGGCGCTGGCGTTGATTGAAGGGGAGCTGGCACAACTGGCCGACTCCCTCACCATTCAGGCGCAGCGCCACGCCGCGACGCCACTGGCCGGGCGCACCTGGCTGCAACATGCGACGCCGGTGACGCTCGGCATGAAAATCGCCGGTTGGCTCGGCGCCGTGACTCGTAGCCGCCAACGCCTGCGCGAGCTCAAGCCGCGACTGCTGGTGCTGCAATTCGGCGGCGCGTCCGGCACCCTCGCGGCGCTCGGCGAACAGGCGTTGCCGATTGCCCAGGCGCTGGCCGAAGAACTGCAACTGACTTTGCCGGAACAACCGTGGCACACCCAGCGTGATCGCATCGTCGAGTTCGGCGCTGTGCTCGGACTGATCGCCGGCAGTCTCGGCAAATTTGGCCGCGACATCAGCCTGTTGATGCAGACCGAAGCGGCTGAAGTGTTCGAGCCGTCGGCGCCGGGCAAGGGCGGTTCCTCGACCATGCCGCACAAGCGCAATCCGGTGGGCGCGGCGGTGTTGATCGGCGCGGCGACCCGCGTGCCGGGTCTGGTCTCGACACTGTTCAGCGCCATGCCGCAGGAGCACGAACGCAGCCTCGGTTTGTGGCACGCCGAATGGGAAACCCTGCCGGAGATCTGCTGCCTGGTGTCGGGCGCGCTGCAACAGGCGCGGCTGTTGGCCGACGGTCTGGAAGTCGATGCCGCGCGCATGGCCCGCAACCTGGAACTGACCCAAGGCCTGGTGCTGGCCGAAGCGGTAAGTATCGTGCTTGCGCAACGGGTCGGCCGCGACACTGCGCATCATCTGCTCGAGCAATGCTGCAAACGTGCGGTGGCCGAACAGCGCCATCTGCGGGCGGTACTCGGTGACGAAACGCAGGTGACCGCCGAACTCAGCGCAACCGAACTGGATCATCTGCTCGATCCCGCCCATTACCTCGGCCAGGCGCAGGTCTGGGTCGAGCGTGCGGTGGCCGAACACAACGCATTGTCTGACTGAAAGGAGAGGGCTGTGGCTTTCGTTCAACTCGCCGATGGCGAACTGCATTACACATTGGAAGGCCCGGTCGATGCGCCGGTGCTGGTGCTGTCGAACTCGCTGGGCACCGACCTGCACATGTGGGACGTGCAGATGCCGGCCTTCACCGAACATTTTCGCGTGCTGCGTTTTGATACGCGCGGGCACGGTCAGTCGCTGGTGACACCGGGCCCATACAGCATCGAGCAACTGGGCCGCGACGTGCTGGCGCTGCTGGATGCGCTGCACATCGAACGTGCACATTTCTGCGGTCTGTCGATGGGCGGCCTGATCGGCCAGTGGCTGGGGATCAACGCCGGCCAGCGTCTGAACAAACTGATCGTCTGCAACACGGCGGCAAAAATCGGCGATCCGTCGGTGTGGAACCCGCGCATCGAAACCGTGCTGCGCGACGGCCCGGCAGCGATGGTTGCGTTGCGCGATGCGTCGATTGCCCGCTGGTTTACCCCGGACTTTTCCGCCGCCAATCCAGTCGCAGCGAAGCAGATCACCGACATGTTGGCCGCGACCAATCCTGAAGGTTACGCCGCCAACTGCGCGGCGGTGCGTGATGCGGATTTCCGTGAGCAGTTGTCGTCGATCAAGGCGCCGCTGCTGGTGATCGCCGGTACCGAAGATGCGGTGACGCCACCGTCCGGCGGGCATTTCATTCAGGAGCATGTGCGCGGCGCCGAGTACGCCGAGTTCTATGCGGCGCACCTTTCAAACGTTCAGGCCGGCGACGCATTCAGCGACCGCGTGCTGACCTTTTTGCTGGCCGATTGAGGGGATTTCCGTGGACGAGAAACAACGTTACGACGACGGCATGCAAGTGCGCCGCGCGGTGCTCGGCGACGCTCACGTCGATCGCAGCCTGACCACGCTGACCGAGTTCAACTCGGAATTCCAGGAGATGATTACCCGTCACGCCTGGGGAGACATCTGGACCCGTCCGGGCCTGCCGCGCCACACTCGCAGCCTGATCACCATCGCCATGCTGATCGGCATGAACCGTGAGGGCGAACTTAAGTTGCACCTGCGCGCAGCGGCCAACAATGGCGTGAGCCGTGGCGAGATCAAGGAAGTGATCATGCAGAGTGCGATCTACTGCGGGATTCCGGCGGCGAATGCGACGTTTCATCTGGCCGAATCGGTCTGGGATGAGCTGGGTGTCGAATCACGAGAGTGACGACGACTGAGTCGGCCTCATCGCTGGCAAGCCAGCTCCCACAATGAAATGCGGTCCATTGTGGGAGCTAGCCTGCCAGCGATGGTGGTATTTGCCGCGCCGATTCAAACCCTGGCAACAATGAAAATCCGCTTGAACGCAAACAACGTATGGCCGTTTTCCTCCTGCGGATAATGCGCATGCAGCCGCATCAGGTAGTGATAAATGAAGCGCGCCTGTTCCTCTGACGTCAGCCCCTGCATCACCGGTCGCAGCGCCGACACCTTCACCCAGTCATAAACCGGCGACTTGCCGTCGACCACCTGCAACTGCTCGGTTTCCCAGATATCCAGCGACCGGGTCAGTGGCGCAAGCAAACGGTAGTAATCCTCCAGCGACAACAACGGCCGCGCCGCCATGCGCTGGCGCAGTTGTGGGCTGCCCAACGGTTTGCCACCGGGGCCGGCATCGTCGAGGGTCTCGAGCATCAGTTGATACCACAGCGCATCGCGCCAGTCCGGCATGTGCGCGGCCAGACAACCGCCGTGGTTGAGGTGGCGTAGCAGTCCCGGCAACAGCGTTTTATGGTCATCGATGAAATGCAGCACGGCTGCGGCGAACAACAGGTCGGCCGGCTTGCGGGGTTTCCAGTGTTGCAGCTCGGCGTGTTGCCAGCGCGCCTTGATCGGCAGGCAACGGGCGACCTGAAGCATGTCTTTCGAACTGTCGATGCCCGTGATCTTTGCTTGGGGCCAGCGATCGGCCAGAACCTTCGTGGCAATCCCGGTGCCGCAACCAAGGTCGTAGATGCATTGAGGTTTTTTCAGGTCGACACGACTGAGCAATTCCTCGACCGGTTGTTGCCTGAGACGGGAAAACTGTTGGTACGCCCGGGCGTCCCAGTCTTTGTCGACGGGAGCCGGTTTGAGTCGGGTGATCATGAGGCGGTCCTCCGGTGATCAGCAGGGTCTTCCGATGACAACCTGGCCAAGTCTTGGGGACCGACATCAATAGATAACGGAAGCGAAGAGGGTGGAGCACCTGAGTCCTTCAGGTGGATCCACTCTACGCGTTGGCTTGCGCCGTGCCATTAATCCTGACGGATGGTGCAATGGCTCAGAGCAGGCTGATCGGGTAGCTGACGATCAGACGGTTCTCGTCGAACTCGTTGTTGCTGAAGTCTCGGCGCATGGTCGAGTTGCGCCACCTGACGTTCAGGTCCTTGAGTGCGCCGCTTTGCACGGTGTAGCCCAGTTCCGATTCGCGGCCCCATTCCTTGCCGTCGGTGATGGTCCCGGTGTGCACGTTGTCGCCGCTGATGTAGCGGTTCATCAGGGTCAGGCCGGGCACGCCGAGGGCGGCGAAGTTGTAGTCGTGGCGCAGTTGCCAGGAACGTTCCTGCGCGTTGTCGTAGCTTGAGTTGTAGCTGTCGTTGGCGAGCGTTCCGCCGCTGGTGCCGTTGACGCGCATCCAGGCGCTGTCGCCGGTGAGTTTTTGCAGGCCGACGTAGAAGGTGTTGCCGCCGTATCGCGCGGAGAACATGCCCGACCAGGTCTTGTTGTCGAGGTCGCCGGCGCGGGCACTGCCGTCGTCCTTGCCGTAGAAGAAACCGAGGTTGGCGCCCAGGGTCCAGTCGCCGATTGGCTGGCTGTGGATCAGGTTGACGTATTGCTGGCTGTAGATGTCCTTGAGCTCGGCGTTCCACAGACCGATCTGGGTGCGCTTGTCGTTGAACACGTATTCGCCGCCCTGGAAGTTGAAGCGGTCCGAGGTGAACGCGGCTTTGCCGAACATCGACATGTCGCTCATGCTGCTGTCGTCGCGCGGGCTGTTGGCGCGGAACTGGCCGCCGTAAAGGGTCAGGCCGTCGATTTCTTTCGAGGTGATCTGGCCACCGCGAAAGGTCTGGGGCAGTGAGCGACCGTCGTCCGAGCGCAGGATCGGCAGCACCGGCATCCATTCGCCGACCTTCACTTCGGTCTGTGACAGCTTGGCCTTGAATGCCACGTTGGTGCGGCCGAAGGTGTCCGCCGGGCGCCCGTCATGATCCAGTGGCAACGCCTGCGTGCCGCCGGTGCCTCTACCGCCATCGAGCTTCACCGAGTACAACCCCAGCACATCCATGCCGAACCCGACGGTGCCCTGGGTGAAACCGGACTTGGCGTCGAGGATGAAGTTCTGCGTCCACTCTTCAGCCTTGCCCTGAGCCTTGGTCGGGTTGGTGAAATTGCGGTTGATGTAGAAGTTGCGCAGGTTCAGGTTGACCTTGGCCCCTTCGATGAAACCGGCTTCTTCAGCCGCAGCGGGCAGCGCGACGCCGGCCAGGGCGAGGGCGATCAGGCCGGGAAGTGCGTAGGGCGCAAGGGACGTTGTCATGGGCTCGGGTCTCTCTTGTTTTTTTGGGCGAACGGGGGCGTTGCGACCGTTTCTGAGGCGCAGGAATTCAATGGAATCAGGGGCGAAGCGGCGGCGATCAGCCGGATGGAGCAGGGCGCGGGAGCATGGTGTCGAACCTGTTGTTATTGGTTTTGTGGCTCGAATGGTGCGGGGCACGGGCGAGGCGATTCAATCGGCGAAAGTGGAATTCGGGCGATTATCGAACGCAAGATTGGCAGGCAACAAAAAGCCCGCCAGTCGGCGGGCTTTTTGTGTTCAGCGGATGATCAGAACAGCTTCATCTTCGGCGCTTCTTCTTTGAGCGGCTCGTTCTGCGCGGTCTGCGCATTCCAGCCACCACCCAGGGCCTTGTACAGGTTGACCGCACTGGTCAGCTGCGCGAGGCGGTCGGTGATCAGCGATTGTTGCGCACTGAACAGCTGACGCTGGGCATCGAGGAAGGTCAGGTTGCTGTCGACGCCGATGCGATAGCGACGCTCGGCCAGGCGGTAGTAATCCTGGTTGGCGGCGACGAAATCACGCTGGGCCTGCAACTGCTCGGTGTAGGTCTGGCGGGCGGCCAGGCCGTCGGCGACTTCCTGGAAGGCCGTTTGAATGGACTTCTCGTAGTTCGCCACGCCAATGTCCTTCTGGATCTTGGCGTAGTCGAGGCTGGCGCGCAGGCTGCCGGCGTTGAAGATCGGCAGGTTGATCTGCGGCTGGAACAGCCACGTGCCCGAGCCGCCCTTGAACAGGCCGGACAGGTCCGGGCTCAGGCTGCCCGCGTTGGCGGTCAGGCTGATGCTCGGGAAGAACGCTGCGCGGGCCGCGCCGATGTTGGCGTTGGCGGCCTTCAGGTTGTACTCGGCCTGAAGGATGTCCGGGCGACGTTGCAGCAGATCCGACGGCAGGCCGGCCGGCACATCGGCCAGCAGGTCATCCGACAGCGGCTTGGCCGCTTGCAGGTTGGCCGGCACGCCGGTGCCGAGCAGCAGGGTCAGGCTGTTTTCGTCCTGGGCCACCTGGCGGGTGTAACGCGCCAGTTGTGCCCGGGCGTTCTCGACCGAGGTACGCGACTGCGCCAGGTCCAGCGCCGAAGCCACACCGACTTCGTTGCTGCGGCTGGTCAGCTTGTAGCTTTCCTCGAAGGCACCGAGGGTGTCC
The window above is part of the Pseudomonas fluorescens genome. Proteins encoded here:
- a CDS encoding CoA transferase subunit A, encoding MAEILSLHDAVKQFVNDGDTVALEGFTHLIPTAAGHEIIRQGKKDLTLVRMTPDLIYDQLIGAGCARKLIFSWGGNPGVGSLHRLRDAVEKQWPHALEIEEHSHADLANAYVAGASGLPFAVLRAYAGSDLPKVNPLIKSVTCPFTGEVLAAVPSVRPDVTVIHAQKADRQGNVLLWGILGVQKEAALAAKRCIVTVEEIVDNLNAPMNACVLPTWALSAVCHVPGGAHPSYAHGYTERDNRFYQAWDPIARDRETFTAWINEYIHGCADFSEFQAKLAAASEAE
- a CDS encoding CoA-transferase subunit beta — encoded protein: MTYTTNEMMTVAAARRLKNGSVCFVGIGLPSKAANLARLTSSPDVVLIYESGPIGAKPSVLPLSIGDGELAETADTVVPTGEIFRYWLQGGRIDVGFLGAAQVDRFGNINTTVVGDYHQPKVRLPGAGGAPEIAGSAKSVLIILKQSARSFVDKLDFITSVGHGEGGDSRKRLGLPGAGPVGIITDLCIMEPEEGTHEFVVTALHPGVTREQVVAATGWAIRFADSVATTAEPTEVELTALRDLEARTAAAHGQAPGEA
- the pcaF gene encoding 3-oxoadipyl-CoA thiolase yields the protein MMRDVYICDAIRTPIGRFGGGLAAVRADDLAAVPIKALMERNPSVDWSAIDEVFLGCANQAGEDNRNVARMALLLAGLPESVPGVTLNRLCASGMDAIGTAFRAIASGEMELAIAGGVESMSRAPFVMGKADAAFSRNMKLEDTTIGWRFINPLMKAQYGVDAMPQTADNVADDYEISREDQDAFALRSQQRTAAAQAAGYFAEEIVEVRIAHKKGETVVSQDEHPRAETTIEALTKLKPVNGPDKTVTAGNASGVNDGAAALILASAEAVKKHGLTARAKVLGMASAGVAPRVMGIGPVPAVRKLTERLGVAVSDFDVIELNEAFASQGLAVLRELGLADDAAQVNPNGGAIALGHPLGMSGARLVLTALHQLEKTGGKKGLATMCVGVGQGLALAIERV
- the pcaH gene encoding protocatechuate 3,4-dioxygenase subunit beta, translating into MTDKPGYRRPQEGTQPPYLHPNYQSTNLRSPSKPLVFLPHSLSEITGPTIGAERVADTDNDLTAQHQGEPLGERIIIHGRVLDEDGLPVPGILVEIWQANAAGRYNHARDMHDAPLDPNFTGTGRTVTDADGWYQFQTIKPGAYPWGNHHNAWRPAHVHFSLFGPSILTRLVTQMYFPGDPLLPYDPIYNCVPDTSAKERLIAAFDLEKTIPSYALAYRWDIVLRGREATPMEK
- the pcaG gene encoding protocatechuate 3,4-dioxygenase subunit alpha, giving the protein MTLTATTSHTVGPYYHIGLTWLNRENLANELTLGQRVAISGQVVDGNGDVVNDAMLEVWQANAAGKYDHPEDEQAKPLDPNFEGFGRVPVDAEGRFRFTTIKPGTVEGLKGSTQAPHLVVLVFARGLVKHLLTRIYFEGDPANVNDPLLECVPAERRTTLLAKPDAAGVYQWNVILQGTDAETVFFDY
- a CDS encoding MFS family transporter, translated to MTTLTSHYTGEERSKRIFAIVGASSGNLVEWFDFYVYAFCAIYFAPAFFPSDNPTVQLVNTAGVFAAGFLMRPIGGWIFGRVADKHGRKNSMLISILMMCFGSLLIACLPTYKDIGVWAPLLLLFARLLQGLSVGGEYGTTATYMSEVALKGQRGFFASFQYVTLIGGQLLAVLLVVILQQFLSEEELRAYGWRIPFVVGAVAALISLFLRRTLKETTNKETREHKDAGSISALFRDHKAAFITVLGYTAGGSLIFYTFTTYMQKYLVNTAGMHAKTASYIMTGALFLYMCMQPLFGMLADKIGRRNSMLWFGGLGTLFTVPILLSLKSVGSPFLAFVLITLALAIVSFYTSISGLVKAEMFPPEVRALGVGLAYAVANAIFGGSAEYVALSLKAGGMENAFYWYVTIMMAVAFLFSLRLPKEAKYLHHDL
- a CDS encoding 3-carboxy-cis,cis-muconate cycloisomerase, which translates into the protein MTQRPGNQLFDAYFTARDMRDVFCDQGRVQAMLDFEAALARAEARVGLIPANAVASIENTCRAGLFDFAALGEAIATAGNSAIPLVKALGKQIAATDAEAERYVHLGATSQDVMDSGLVLQLRQALALIEGELAQLADSLTIQAQRHAATPLAGRTWLQHATPVTLGMKIAGWLGAVTRSRQRLRELKPRLLVLQFGGASGTLAALGEQALPIAQALAEELQLTLPEQPWHTQRDRIVEFGAVLGLIAGSLGKFGRDISLLMQTEAAEVFEPSAPGKGGSSTMPHKRNPVGAAVLIGAATRVPGLVSTLFSAMPQEHERSLGLWHAEWETLPEICCLVSGALQQARLLADGLEVDAARMARNLELTQGLVLAEAVSIVLAQRVGRDTAHHLLEQCCKRAVAEQRHLRAVLGDETQVTAELSATELDHLLDPAHYLGQAQVWVERAVAEHNALSD
- the pcaD gene encoding 3-oxoadipate enol-lactonase — translated: MAFVQLADGELHYTLEGPVDAPVLVLSNSLGTDLHMWDVQMPAFTEHFRVLRFDTRGHGQSLVTPGPYSIEQLGRDVLALLDALHIERAHFCGLSMGGLIGQWLGINAGQRLNKLIVCNTAAKIGDPSVWNPRIETVLRDGPAAMVALRDASIARWFTPDFSAANPVAAKQITDMLAATNPEGYAANCAAVRDADFREQLSSIKAPLLVIAGTEDAVTPPSGGHFIQEHVRGAEYAEFYAAHLSNVQAGDAFSDRVLTFLLAD
- the pcaC gene encoding 4-carboxymuconolactone decarboxylase: MDEKQRYDDGMQVRRAVLGDAHVDRSLTTLTEFNSEFQEMITRHAWGDIWTRPGLPRHTRSLITIAMLIGMNREGELKLHLRAAANNGVSRGEIKEVIMQSAIYCGIPAANATFHLAESVWDELGVESRE
- a CDS encoding methyltransferase domain-containing protein produces the protein MITRLKPAPVDKDWDARAYQQFSRLRQQPVEELLSRVDLKKPQCIYDLGCGTGIATKVLADRWPQAKITGIDSSKDMLQVARCLPIKARWQHAELQHWKPRKPADLLFAAAVLHFIDDHKTLLPGLLRHLNHGGCLAAHMPDWRDALWYQLMLETLDDAGPGGKPLGSPQLRQRMAARPLLSLEDYYRLLAPLTRSLDIWETEQLQVVDGKSPVYDWVKVSALRPVMQGLTSEEQARFIYHYLMRLHAHYPQEENGHTLFAFKRIFIVARV
- a CDS encoding OprD family porin, with the protein product MTTSLAPYALPGLIALALAGVALPAAAEEAGFIEGAKVNLNLRNFYINRNFTNPTKAQGKAEEWTQNFILDAKSGFTQGTVGFGMDVLGLYSVKLDGGRGTGGTQALPLDHDGRPADTFGRTNVAFKAKLSQTEVKVGEWMPVLPILRSDDGRSLPQTFRGGQITSKEIDGLTLYGGQFRANSPRDDSSMSDMSMFGKAAFTSDRFNFQGGEYVFNDKRTQIGLWNAELKDIYSQQYVNLIHSQPIGDWTLGANLGFFYGKDDGSARAGDLDNKTWSGMFSARYGGNTFYVGLQKLTGDSAWMRVNGTSGGTLANDSYNSSYDNAQERSWQLRHDYNFAALGVPGLTLMNRYISGDNVHTGTITDGKEWGRESELGYTVQSGALKDLNVRWRNSTMRRDFSNNEFDENRLIVSYPISLL